One Microbacterium marinum genomic window carries:
- a CDS encoding glycosyltransferase family 4 protein — translation MRTVVAHGTGNQNVRELLEELTDAQILRLFCTSTGLTRPVASAASISRLANRRVFAMLSRDQLSTAPSRELVRQAIKKIPLDALSRQTDTGKALGAQWVAASTDKLAARRLRADDDVAYGYLGQSTSLFRRATRLGVATALEAHHVTVRTALRLLENERHIHPEWLPLIDTSTLAKHRESGVEEIRLADVIISPSSQVTESIREVDPHARVRQIPYGSPTTSTSHDPISWDGKEPLRALFVGRMQPSKGIAYVAALQHHFGSRLRLRLVGHRPRLDLPVMRRLISSAEYVGAVDRSMVFDLMRDSHILVLPSLFEGRSLAVLEALGHGLPAIVTAGTGTDDVVAHGGGIVVETGSEESLIKAVESVLNNPPRIEEMSTQALHTAQGNSWANFRTGVRETLEGLVRTHD, via the coding sequence ATGCGGACAGTCGTCGCCCATGGGACCGGCAATCAGAACGTCCGCGAGCTTCTTGAGGAACTCACGGATGCTCAGATTCTGCGTCTGTTCTGCACCAGCACAGGGCTAACGCGACCAGTCGCGTCCGCTGCCTCCATCTCCCGGCTGGCGAATAGGCGCGTATTCGCAATGCTTTCGCGTGATCAGCTGTCTACCGCACCGAGCCGAGAGCTCGTACGCCAGGCCATCAAGAAAATTCCGCTAGACGCGCTGAGTCGACAGACCGACACTGGAAAGGCGCTTGGGGCGCAGTGGGTTGCTGCCAGCACTGACAAGCTCGCGGCGCGCCGGCTGCGGGCGGATGATGATGTCGCCTATGGGTATCTCGGCCAAAGTACGTCCCTGTTTCGGCGAGCGACGCGTCTAGGCGTGGCCACCGCTCTCGAGGCTCATCACGTCACCGTTAGGACGGCACTCCGGCTACTGGAGAACGAGAGGCACATCCATCCAGAATGGCTACCTTTGATCGACACTTCGACGTTAGCGAAGCACCGAGAATCAGGCGTCGAGGAAATCCGTCTCGCGGACGTGATCATTAGTCCGAGTTCCCAGGTGACAGAGAGCATCCGCGAGGTGGATCCGCACGCCCGTGTCAGACAGATTCCGTACGGTTCGCCAACGACAAGTACGTCACACGACCCGATCTCCTGGGATGGGAAGGAGCCACTTCGCGCCCTCTTTGTCGGAAGAATGCAGCCCTCGAAGGGCATCGCCTACGTCGCCGCCCTTCAACATCATTTCGGTAGCCGGCTGCGGCTTCGTCTCGTCGGTCACAGACCGAGGCTCGATCTGCCTGTGATGAGGCGTCTCATTTCGTCGGCAGAATACGTGGGCGCTGTGGATAGATCGATGGTGTTCGATCTCATGCGAGACAGCCACATATTGGTACTGCCCAGCCTGTTCGAAGGTCGATCGTTGGCTGTGCTAGAAGCACTTGGCCACGGCCTGCCCGCTATCGTCACTGCGGGCACTGGGACCGACGACGTCGTTGCTCACGGCGGCGGGATCGTCGTCGAAACCGGTAGCGAGGAGTCGCTCATTAAAGCCGTTGAATCGGTCCTCAATAATCCACCTCGAATCGAGGAGATGAGTACTCAAGCGCTTCACACGGCACAGGGGAACAGCTGGGCGAACTTTCGTACAGGCGTTCGCGAAACTTTAGAAGGATTGGTGCGAACTCATGACTAG
- a CDS encoding aldo/keto reductase, with protein MTDLVQNRLGLGMATVMREPNAGRRERLLDAAYEQGFRYFDVAPIYGFGTAEAEIGKLVGRGATDLQVATKFGRDVTQAGSMIRRLQQPARWVARAVPGVRHAFRQTSGGVRSTDAPALDEFRANLDLSLAALRLDSVETYLSHEIEWSDEWTALWEQLRATDLPIKSIGISGSHSLLQSYPSTVVDGSPVMQLPLTDAHLDVQADVLYAAVSTLRTRFGALSADRAAVLDRWNLRSDTDDYAVTGLLVAAAIRRYPQARVLVGTTSVSHLAAFTREVPIWSESTSVDWRTVEADLFDVAGAIA; from the coding sequence TTGACTGATCTTGTACAGAACCGGCTGGGCCTTGGGATGGCTACGGTCATGCGTGAGCCCAATGCGGGTCGTCGCGAACGACTCCTGGACGCTGCATACGAGCAGGGGTTCCGTTATTTCGACGTTGCGCCGATATACGGCTTTGGTACAGCCGAGGCCGAGATCGGGAAACTCGTGGGACGCGGGGCCACGGACCTACAAGTGGCGACGAAGTTCGGCCGTGACGTGACGCAGGCTGGATCGATGATCCGCAGACTTCAGCAGCCTGCGCGATGGGTTGCAAGGGCAGTCCCCGGAGTTCGGCACGCGTTTCGCCAAACAAGCGGCGGAGTGCGTTCCACCGATGCGCCGGCCCTCGACGAGTTCAGGGCCAACCTTGACTTGAGTCTCGCGGCGCTTCGCTTGGACTCTGTAGAGACTTATCTCTCGCACGAGATCGAATGGAGCGACGAGTGGACTGCACTCTGGGAGCAGTTGCGCGCTACCGACCTGCCGATCAAGTCCATCGGCATTTCGGGTTCGCACAGTCTTCTCCAGTCGTACCCTTCGACGGTCGTCGACGGATCGCCGGTCATGCAACTTCCATTGACAGACGCGCACCTTGACGTCCAGGCGGACGTGCTCTACGCCGCGGTCTCGACACTCCGAACGCGGTTTGGTGCACTATCTGCGGACCGCGCTGCCGTGCTTGATCGCTGGAATCTCCGTTCAGACACCGACGACTATGCGGTCACCGGCCTTCTCGTGGCGGCGGCGATCAGGCGATATCCGCAGGCTCGCGTCCTCGTGGGCACGACATCGGTGTCTCATCTTGCTGCGTTCACGCGCGAGGTTCCCATCTGGAGCGAATCAACATCCGTTGACTGGCGAACCGTCGAAGCCGATTTGTTCGATGTGGCTGGGGCAATCGCATGA
- a CDS encoding glycosyltransferase family 2 protein, whose translation MFETKCGIVTVSVLMAVHNRRSTTEECLSRLLHQSGINDHFRLSIFIVDDGSTDGTGAMLNNMAQDHPLQVIEGDGGLFWARAMAKAHEHAVSADPDFLLWLNDDLQLSDTAVLDALAAARQSPASIIVGATLSSSGDQVTYTGSRLSSSRPTSLRPVLPSGTPEQVDAFNGNFVLVPRAAYRCLGSIDTAFEHGYGDIDYGLRAKKAGIPTLLLSGPVGTCDANSHAGTWRDQRMSRRDRLRLLFGRKGVPARSHWRFNLRHGGARGPMYFFSTYLRAGALILLGRPT comes from the coding sequence TTGTTCGAGACCAAGTGTGGCATTGTGACTGTTTCTGTTCTCATGGCGGTCCACAATCGGCGATCGACGACCGAAGAGTGTCTGAGTCGCTTGCTACACCAATCCGGCATTAACGATCACTTCAGGTTAAGTATCTTCATTGTCGACGACGGCAGCACCGACGGTACTGGGGCCATGCTCAACAACATGGCACAGGACCATCCTCTGCAGGTTATCGAGGGCGACGGCGGACTGTTCTGGGCACGCGCGATGGCGAAAGCTCATGAGCACGCAGTCTCCGCTGACCCGGACTTCTTGCTGTGGCTGAACGATGATCTCCAGCTGAGTGATACGGCAGTGCTCGACGCGCTGGCTGCTGCAAGGCAGTCTCCTGCGTCGATCATCGTAGGTGCAACGTTGTCATCCTCCGGTGACCAGGTCACTTACACTGGGTCGCGGCTTTCGTCTTCTCGCCCCACTAGCTTGCGACCAGTTTTGCCAAGCGGGACACCAGAGCAGGTCGACGCGTTCAACGGCAACTTCGTGCTTGTTCCGCGGGCCGCATACCGTTGCCTCGGCTCGATTGACACCGCATTCGAGCACGGCTATGGAGACATCGATTACGGCCTTCGAGCGAAGAAGGCAGGGATCCCCACGTTGCTCTTATCCGGTCCCGTAGGCACGTGCGATGCGAATTCCCATGCGGGTACCTGGCGGGACCAGCGGATGTCGCGCCGCGATCGGTTGCGACTTCTATTTGGACGAAAAGGCGTACCGGCGAGATCACACTGGAGGTTCAATCTGCGCCATGGGGGCGCTCGTGGACCCATGTACTTCTTTTCGACCTATCTCAGAGCCGGTGCGCTAATTCTTCTCGGTCGCCCGACATAG
- a CDS encoding glycosyltransferase, producing MKIVQVISVIATKYGGPSTGSVELNKQLNARGVDALLLTSRLNGSGPQLSDDEIEQLVHGGAQIAAYKASAPRRLQNSWGLLRAIVCEVRSADLVHMHGQYLIPHAAAYIAARRWGVPYGIQPHGGLEPYQRAQSRVQKVIYGWLIGSRMLRNASYVQFASESEAQHAADVVRTEQARVAPLGATLAQERPMRSVEEWLERTPRESVYLFLGRLARKKRPEVLLDAWATSGIGRTGSRLIIAGPDDELTVAELSEKARHLDIADQVLFTGRVDAHERSWLYSQSGVFVLPSDNENFALTVAEAMLSGCYAVVTTNVAAATHVNRAGGGTVLDGVGDLAATLTTLAAEPSTVRSGGIRAAEYAARELTWEPLARSIEAELPLGPTETPRPRRRSRTV from the coding sequence ATGAAGATCGTCCAGGTGATCTCAGTCATAGCTACCAAGTACGGAGGTCCATCGACAGGGAGCGTTGAGCTGAACAAGCAGCTCAACGCTCGCGGAGTTGACGCACTTCTCCTCACGTCCCGGCTCAACGGATCGGGACCCCAACTCTCCGATGACGAGATCGAACAACTTGTACACGGCGGCGCACAAATCGCAGCCTACAAAGCAAGTGCCCCGCGTCGCCTCCAAAATAGCTGGGGCCTACTTCGCGCAATAGTTTGCGAGGTGAGGAGTGCGGACCTCGTCCATATGCACGGCCAATACCTGATCCCACACGCCGCCGCATATATCGCGGCGCGTAGATGGGGGGTCCCGTACGGAATTCAGCCCCACGGTGGGCTCGAACCGTACCAGAGAGCCCAATCGCGTGTCCAGAAAGTCATCTACGGATGGCTAATCGGAAGTCGCATGCTGCGCAATGCGAGCTATGTGCAGTTTGCCTCGGAATCAGAGGCCCAGCACGCAGCCGATGTCGTGCGTACCGAACAGGCGCGGGTCGCTCCCCTCGGCGCAACCTTGGCTCAGGAGAGGCCCATGCGTTCAGTCGAGGAGTGGCTGGAACGAACGCCCCGCGAGTCGGTCTACCTGTTCCTGGGGCGGCTAGCGAGGAAGAAGCGGCCGGAAGTCCTACTCGATGCTTGGGCTACCAGCGGGATAGGTCGAACTGGGTCGCGTCTCATCATCGCAGGTCCGGACGATGAGCTTACGGTCGCTGAGCTGAGCGAGAAGGCTCGTCACTTGGATATTGCGGACCAAGTGCTATTCACGGGCCGGGTCGACGCGCACGAGAGGTCGTGGCTGTACTCTCAATCAGGCGTCTTTGTCCTCCCGTCCGATAATGAGAATTTCGCACTCACCGTCGCGGAGGCCATGCTGAGCGGGTGCTACGCAGTCGTCACGACAAACGTCGCGGCCGCTACCCACGTGAATCGTGCGGGAGGTGGAACTGTGCTCGACGGTGTAGGTGACCTCGCGGCGACGTTGACCACGCTGGCTGCCGAGCCGTCTACAGTACGGAGCGGCGGGATTCGAGCTGCGGAGTATGCAGCCCGGGAACTCACCTGGGAACCGCTGGCCAGGTCAATCGAGGCAGAATTGCCCCTCGGGCCAACCGAAACTCCGCGGCCGCGACGGCGGAGCCGTACGGTCTGA
- a CDS encoding integrase core domain-containing protein — protein MGQVKLSPVRSSRPFTRRREGVTGFAGLTHHTDAGSVYTSIAFTDRLVDEGIDPSVGSVGDAYDNSLAESQIGLYKSELIHHDGPWRDIDQVEAATASWALWFNTQRTHRSIDDLTPLEAEQLDYARNEPVGKAG, from the coding sequence GTGGGGCAGGTCAAGTTGTCACCGGTTCGTTCCTCACGCCCGTTCACCCGCCGCCGCGAAGGCGTCACCGGGTTCGCCGGACTCACGCACCACACCGACGCCGGCAGCGTCTACACCTCGATTGCCTTCACGGACCGGCTCGTCGACGAAGGCATCGACCCCTCGGTCGGGTCCGTCGGCGACGCCTACGACAACTCCCTCGCGGAATCGCAGATCGGACTCTACAAGTCCGAACTCATCCACCACGACGGGCCCTGGCGCGACATCGACCAGGTCGAGGCGGCAACCGCGTCCTGGGCGCTGTGGTTCAACACGCAGCGCACCCACCGCTCCATCGACGACCTCACACCCCTCGAGGCCGAGCAACTCGACTACGCTCGCAACGAACCGGTCGGAAAAGCCGGCTGA
- a CDS encoding exopolysaccharide biosynthesis polyprenyl glycosylphosphotransferase: MTSNLQKVDATKTSLRIPDSSSTHSAESSEKPSDSRLTAPARVIASASTGSIPTPRPQDRWRQRYARRIWFTDLLALIWVIYGTQIYWFGLGNAEIAMREDHRLSDLSYWFFSALLIVAWMWVLSLIDSRSDRVIGSGNTEYLRIVDASVRLFGIIAIFAFLLRVDVARGFLLISLPVGVLVLILERWLWRQWLISKRQSGQYSARVLLVGSESSVAHLARELQRTPSAGYRVVGACVPSGKIASTIEGTDIPIMGNVNAVDRAILATGADTVAVTSTDELPPDKVKQISWGLEAGKQHLVLAPSIIDIAGPRIHTRPVAGLPLIHVETPRFNRGQRVAKRTMDLTASILISPVLAFLAISVRLSSEGPVFFRQTRVGLGGKEFSMIKFRSMVVNAEELLAELEKQQRDAGNEVLFKMKNDPRVTPIGGIMRKFSLDELHQLFNVIGGSMSLVGPRPPLPKEVERYADHVHRRFLVKPGITGLWQVSGRSTLSWEASVRLDLSYVENWSVVGDVAILAKTAKAALAPGETAH, from the coding sequence GTGACGTCGAACCTGCAAAAGGTCGACGCGACAAAGACGTCGCTGCGAATTCCAGATAGCTCATCAACGCACAGCGCCGAAAGCTCGGAGAAGCCGAGCGACAGTCGGCTCACCGCGCCCGCCAGGGTCATCGCGAGCGCCTCCACCGGGTCGATCCCGACTCCGCGCCCACAAGACCGATGGCGTCAGCGCTACGCACGCCGCATCTGGTTCACCGACCTCCTCGCCCTCATCTGGGTGATCTACGGCACACAGATCTACTGGTTCGGTCTCGGCAACGCAGAGATCGCAATGCGCGAGGATCACCGTCTCAGCGACCTCTCCTACTGGTTCTTCTCCGCCCTGCTCATCGTCGCGTGGATGTGGGTGCTCAGCCTCATCGACTCCCGCAGCGATCGGGTCATCGGCAGCGGCAACACCGAGTACCTCCGCATCGTCGACGCGAGTGTGCGCCTCTTTGGCATCATCGCGATCTTCGCCTTCCTCCTGCGTGTTGACGTCGCCCGCGGATTCTTGCTCATCAGCCTGCCCGTCGGCGTGCTCGTTCTCATCCTCGAGCGCTGGCTTTGGCGTCAGTGGCTCATCTCCAAGCGGCAGTCGGGTCAGTACTCGGCGCGCGTGCTGCTAGTTGGCTCAGAATCGAGCGTCGCTCATCTCGCGCGCGAGCTGCAGCGCACACCCAGCGCCGGGTACCGCGTCGTCGGCGCGTGTGTACCCTCTGGCAAGATCGCCTCGACGATCGAGGGCACCGACATCCCGATCATGGGCAACGTCAACGCCGTCGACCGCGCCATCCTCGCGACGGGCGCTGACACCGTCGCCGTGACGAGCACCGACGAGTTGCCGCCCGACAAGGTCAAGCAGATCTCGTGGGGACTCGAGGCCGGCAAGCAGCACCTCGTGCTCGCGCCCAGCATCATCGACATCGCCGGCCCGCGCATTCACACGCGCCCGGTGGCGGGCCTCCCCCTCATCCACGTAGAGACCCCGCGCTTCAACCGGGGTCAGCGTGTCGCGAAGCGCACGATGGATCTCACCGCCTCCATCCTCATCAGTCCAGTTCTCGCGTTCCTCGCAATCAGTGTGCGGCTATCGAGCGAGGGCCCGGTCTTCTTCCGCCAGACACGTGTCGGCCTCGGCGGCAAAGAGTTCTCCATGATCAAGTTCCGCTCGATGGTTGTGAATGCCGAAGAGTTGCTCGCCGAACTCGAAAAGCAGCAACGGGATGCCGGCAACGAAGTGCTCTTCAAGATGAAGAACGACCCGCGTGTGACTCCGATCGGCGGCATCATGCGAAAGTTCAGCCTCGACGAGTTGCACCAGCTCTTCAATGTGATCGGCGGTTCAATGTCGCTGGTCGGGCCGAGGCCACCGTTGCCTAAAGAGGTCGAACGATACGCTGATCACGTGCATCGGCGCTTCCTTGTCAAGCCAGGAATCACAGGGCTTTGGCAGGTCAGCGGTCGTTCAACTCTCTCGTGGGAGGCCTCAGTTCGTCTGGACCTTTCTTACGTTGAGAACTGGTCGGTCGTCGGCGACGTCGCGATTCTTGCGAAAACCGCAAAAGCCGCCCTCGCACCCGGGGAGACGGCACATTGA
- a CDS encoding glycosyltransferase family 2 protein: MGAAIQSALGQSLPVSEILVVDDASTDETASVLGEWESKDARVRVHRQSSNQGIARNVDWAMRNATGDLIVRLDSDDELDARAIERLSDALMAYPAAGYAHGAIVEVDADDNFRRLRSLARGPYHESEAALRATLRGYRVAANLIMFRRNALQRAGYISSNRNFAEDYYLSVRIADVGFGNVYIPDVVGRYRVWTDDGGVRASRKVEEIEGLIEVFDNAIGPAFRKREWGQGGVARARSRLASNHAAAIDRIDDSGEREVLQEALLRLSSSARVRLTLAARRRGVGHALDRLKSFNRRGRDSVKSALRRARII, encoded by the coding sequence GTGGGTGCAGCGATTCAATCTGCACTCGGACAGTCACTCCCCGTGTCAGAAATACTCGTCGTCGACGACGCCAGCACTGATGAAACCGCTTCCGTACTGGGTGAGTGGGAGTCCAAGGATGCGCGAGTTCGAGTACACAGACAATCCTCGAATCAGGGCATCGCTCGAAACGTTGATTGGGCGATGCGTAACGCCACCGGTGATTTAATCGTCAGGCTTGACTCCGATGACGAGCTGGACGCACGCGCGATTGAAAGACTCTCGGACGCACTGATGGCGTACCCTGCTGCGGGCTACGCACACGGCGCTATTGTCGAGGTGGACGCAGACGACAACTTCCGACGTCTACGCTCGTTGGCTCGAGGGCCTTATCACGAGAGCGAGGCGGCACTTCGCGCTACTCTTCGCGGCTATCGTGTAGCCGCCAACCTCATCATGTTTCGTCGCAACGCCCTTCAGCGCGCAGGGTACATCTCGTCGAATCGCAACTTTGCCGAGGATTACTACCTCTCAGTTCGAATTGCTGATGTCGGTTTCGGCAACGTTTACATCCCTGATGTCGTCGGTCGCTATCGCGTTTGGACCGACGATGGAGGCGTGCGCGCCTCGCGGAAGGTTGAAGAGATCGAGGGTCTGATTGAGGTGTTCGACAACGCGATCGGGCCAGCCTTCAGAAAACGCGAGTGGGGACAAGGCGGTGTAGCCCGTGCTCGGTCGCGACTAGCTTCAAACCACGCGGCAGCCATCGACCGGATCGATGATTCCGGCGAACGGGAAGTACTTCAAGAAGCGCTGTTAAGGCTCTCGTCTTCAGCGAGAGTGCGGCTGACACTCGCCGCACGGCGAAGAGGAGTTGGCCACGCGCTAGACCGGCTCAAGTCCTTCAACCGTCGGGGTCGCGACTCCGTCAAGTCGGCTCTTCGCCGCGCCCGGATCATCTAA
- the rpsI gene encoding 30S ribosomal protein S9 → MAKIADSLETPENYTTETPETEAAAAPRPVLSVPGAAVGRRKQAIARVRLVPGSGTITVNGRTIEDYFPNKLHQQLINDPFTVLNLAGGYDVIARISGGGPSGQAGALRLGIARALNEIDAENNRPTLKKAGFLSRDARVKERKKAGLKKARKAPQYSKR, encoded by the coding sequence ATGGCGAAGATCGCTGACTCCCTCGAGACCCCCGAGAACTACACCACCGAGACCCCCGAGACCGAAGCAGCCGCGGCCCCCCGCCCCGTGCTCTCCGTTCCCGGTGCCGCCGTCGGTCGCCGCAAGCAGGCCATCGCCCGCGTGCGCCTCGTCCCCGGCTCCGGCACCATCACGGTGAACGGTCGCACCATCGAGGACTACTTCCCCAACAAGCTGCACCAGCAGCTCATCAACGACCCGTTCACGGTGCTCAACCTTGCCGGTGGCTACGACGTCATCGCGCGCATCTCGGGCGGTGGCCCCTCGGGCCAGGCCGGTGCGCTGCGCCTGGGCATCGCCCGCGCGCTCAACGAGATCGACGCCGAGAACAACCGCCCCACCCTCAAGAAGGCCGGCTTCCTGTCGCGCGACGCCCGCGTCAAGGAGCGCAAGAAGGCTGGTCTCAAGAAGGCGCGTAAGGCTCCTCAGTACTCGAAGCGTTAA
- a CDS encoding transposase — protein MGRPSKYPRELRERAVRMVAEVRGDYPSEYAAMTAVAQMLGIGSPETIRTWIRRQQVDAGDRPGVTTDAAVEIKRLKRENAELRRANEILKAASAFFAAELDRPHKR, from the coding sequence ATGGGACGTCCCAGCAAGTATCCGCGCGAGCTTCGTGAGCGCGCTGTCCGTATGGTCGCCGAGGTACGGGGTGACTATCCGAGCGAGTACGCCGCGATGACCGCTGTCGCGCAGATGCTCGGGATCGGGTCGCCGGAAACGATCCGCACCTGGATCCGCAGGCAGCAGGTCGACGCGGGCGACCGGCCCGGAGTCACGACCGACGCCGCGGTGGAGATCAAGCGACTAAAGCGGGAGAACGCGGAACTGCGGCGGGCGAACGAGATCTTAAAGGCGGCCTCGGCCTTCTTCGCGGCCGAACTCGACCGGCCACACAAGCGATAG
- the rplM gene encoding 50S ribosomal protein L13: MTRTYTPKTGEITRQWLVIDATDVVLGRLASHAATLLRGKHKPTFANHVDTGDFVIVINADKVALTGQKLEQKKAYRHSGYPGGLKAVTYSELLEKNPARAVEKAIRGMLPKNSLGRQQLSKLKVYTGAEHPHAAQQPTTYVFDQVAQ, from the coding sequence GTGACGCGCACTTACACCCCCAAGACTGGTGAGATCACCCGTCAGTGGCTGGTCATCGACGCAACCGACGTCGTCCTCGGCCGCCTCGCCTCGCACGCTGCCACGCTCCTGCGCGGCAAGCACAAGCCCACCTTCGCCAACCACGTCGACACCGGTGACTTCGTCATCGTCATCAACGCCGACAAGGTGGCCCTCACCGGCCAGAAGCTCGAGCAGAAGAAGGCCTACCGCCACTCCGGCTACCCGGGCGGCCTCAAGGCTGTCACCTACTCCGAGCTGCTCGAGAAGAACCCGGCTCGCGCCGTCGAGAAGGCCATCCGCGGCATGCTCCCCAAGAACAGCCTGGGTCGCCAGCAGCTGTCGAAGCTGAAGGTCTACACGGGTGCCGAGCACCCGCACGCGGCCCAGCAGCCCACCACATACGTCTTCGACCAGGTCGCCCAGTAA
- the glmM gene encoding phosphoglucosamine mutase: MALFGTDGVRGLANGPLTADLALTLAQATAVVLGQGRIANARKAAGRRLTAVVARDPRISGHFLAAAVSAGLASSGVDVLDAGVLPTPAAAFLVGDVDADFGVMISASHNPAADNGIKIFARGGVKLPDEVERRIEEAMAGPKLLPTGGAVGRIRRFADAEDRYVVHLLASLRQRLHGIHVVLDCANGAASGVSPETFRDAGAKVTVIGADPDGLNINDGIGSTHLDVLQAEVVRVGADLGIAHDGDADRCLAVDADGRIIDGDQIMAILAVSMKNRGLLRDDTLVATVMSNLGLHRAMAAHGISVETTGVGDRYVLERMNAGRYSLGGEQSGHVIMSEFATTGDGVLTGLHLAAEMARTGKSLAELASVMTVFPQVLINVRGVERSRATDADVVAAADAASLELGDSGRVLLRPSGTEELVRVMVEASTSDVAQAVAERLAGVVRG; encoded by the coding sequence ATGGCACTGTTCGGGACGGACGGTGTGCGGGGCCTCGCAAACGGCCCCCTCACCGCCGATCTCGCGCTCACCCTGGCCCAGGCGACCGCCGTCGTCCTGGGCCAGGGTCGTATCGCGAACGCACGAAAAGCCGCCGGCCGACGCCTCACCGCCGTCGTCGCGCGCGACCCCCGCATCTCGGGACACTTCCTCGCGGCCGCCGTCAGCGCCGGCCTCGCCTCCTCCGGCGTCGACGTGCTCGACGCCGGCGTACTGCCGACGCCCGCCGCAGCGTTCCTTGTCGGCGACGTCGACGCCGACTTCGGCGTCATGATCTCCGCCTCCCACAACCCCGCCGCCGACAACGGCATCAAGATCTTCGCCCGCGGTGGCGTCAAGCTCCCCGACGAGGTCGAGCGACGCATCGAAGAAGCCATGGCCGGGCCAAAGCTCCTGCCCACCGGCGGCGCCGTCGGGCGCATCCGCCGCTTCGCCGACGCAGAGGACCGCTACGTCGTGCACCTGCTCGCATCGCTGCGGCAGCGGCTCCACGGCATCCACGTCGTGCTCGACTGCGCCAACGGCGCGGCGTCGGGCGTTTCACCCGAGACGTTCCGCGACGCCGGCGCCAAAGTCACCGTCATCGGCGCCGACCCCGATGGCCTCAACATCAACGACGGCATCGGCTCCACCCACCTCGACGTGCTGCAAGCCGAAGTCGTACGCGTCGGCGCCGACCTCGGCATCGCCCACGACGGCGACGCCGACCGCTGCCTCGCCGTCGACGCCGACGGCCGCATCATCGACGGCGACCAGATCATGGCGATCCTCGCCGTGTCGATGAAGAACCGTGGACTGCTCCGCGACGACACCCTCGTCGCCACCGTCATGAGCAACCTCGGGCTGCACCGTGCCATGGCAGCCCACGGGATCTCGGTGGAGACGACGGGTGTCGGCGACCGCTATGTGCTCGAGCGCATGAACGCCGGCCGGTACTCGCTCGGCGGCGAACAGAGCGGCCACGTCATCATGAGCGAATTCGCTACCACCGGCGACGGCGTGCTCACGGGCCTGCACCTCGCGGCTGAGATGGCGCGCACCGGAAAGTCGCTGGCCGAGCTGGCTTCGGTGATGACCGTGTTTCCGCAGGTGCTCATCAACGTTCGCGGGGTTGAGCGGTCGCGGGCGACGGACGCGGATGTTGTCGCTGCTGCTGACGCTGCTTCTTTGGAGTTGGGCGATTCGGGGCGCGTGCTGTTGCGGCCCTCGGGGACCGAGGAGCTCGTGCGCGTCATGGTCGAGGCATCCACCTCGGATGTTGCTCAGGCGGTCGCGGAGCGGCTGGCGGGGGTTGTAAGGGGGTGA
- a CDS encoding DapH/DapD/GlmU-related protein produces the protein MTRSDVGVRLRKAIGSIKLARRVRRSVAPSVRTGSDFVIGVGSRVWAPRSLAIGNDVSVGSNVRIEVDGRIGDSLFIANGAAIVGARDHDMHQTGVSIREARWVGDFADSLSDPVSIGSDVWIGFGAIVLSGVRIGDSAIIAAGAIVTKDVEPNTIVAGCPARPIGERFSPEDFSSHWDQLRAQGLRRMED, from the coding sequence ATGACTAGAAGTGACGTCGGAGTCCGTTTGCGCAAGGCGATTGGATCCATAAAGCTCGCTCGGCGTGTACGCCGGTCTGTCGCACCCTCCGTCCGCACGGGCTCAGACTTCGTGATTGGGGTTGGGTCTCGGGTCTGGGCCCCTCGATCTCTTGCGATCGGAAATGACGTAAGTGTGGGGAGCAATGTACGCATCGAAGTCGATGGTCGAATCGGAGATTCTCTCTTCATTGCAAACGGCGCCGCAATCGTTGGGGCACGTGATCACGACATGCATCAGACGGGCGTTTCGATTCGGGAGGCACGATGGGTGGGAGATTTCGCCGACTCTCTGAGTGATCCCGTCAGCATTGGGTCCGACGTGTGGATAGGATTTGGCGCCATTGTCCTATCGGGTGTGAGGATTGGTGATAGCGCGATAATCGCGGCGGGAGCGATCGTGACGAAGGACGTCGAACCCAACACGATCGTGGCGGGTTGTCCAGCGCGCCCGATTGGCGAGCGATTTTCGCCTGAGGACTTTTCTTCGCACTGGGATCAGCTGCGCGCTCAAGGACTCCGAAGGATGGAGGACTGA